In Flavobacterium gelatinilyticum, a genomic segment contains:
- a CDS encoding ABC-F family ATP-binding cassette domain-containing protein, whose product MITVNDISVQFGGTTLFSDVSFAINENDKIALMGKNGAGKSTLLKIIAGVNKPSTGNISAPKEAVIAYLPQHLLAEDGATVMEEASKAFSEVFKMKAEIDEINEQLTVRTDYESDEYMKLIERVSDLSEKFYAIEEVNYEAEVEKVLSGLGFEREDFARQTSEFSGGWRMRIELAKILLRKPDLILLDEPTNHMDIESIQWLEEFLLTQAKAVVVISHDRAFVDNITNRTIEVTMGRIYDYKAKYSHYLELRKDRRIHQQKAYDEQQKMIAENRAFIERFKGTFSKTDAVQSRVKMLEKLEIVQVDEVDTSALRLKFPPAPRSGQYPVVVKEMSKSYGDHVVFKDANIVIERGQKVAFVGKNGEGKSTMIKAIMKEIGVDSGSVEIGHNAQIGYFAQNQASLLDENATIFETIDNIAVGDIRTQIKNILGAFMFQGDDITKKVKVLSGGEKTRLAMIKLLLEPVNLLILDEPSNHLDMKTKDIIKDALRDFDGTLILVSHDRDFLDGLATKVFEFGNKRVKEHFEDVAGFLAHKKMDSMREIEK is encoded by the coding sequence ATGATTACAGTTAACGATATTTCAGTTCAGTTTGGCGGTACAACGTTATTCAGCGATGTTTCTTTTGCTATAAACGAGAATGATAAAATTGCCCTTATGGGTAAAAATGGTGCAGGAAAATCTACACTTTTAAAAATTATTGCAGGCGTTAACAAACCGTCGACCGGAAACATTTCGGCTCCAAAAGAAGCCGTTATTGCTTATCTGCCTCAGCATTTACTGGCAGAAGACGGTGCAACGGTTATGGAAGAAGCATCAAAAGCGTTTAGTGAAGTTTTTAAAATGAAAGCTGAAATTGATGAAATCAATGAGCAGTTAACCGTTCGTACAGATTACGAAAGCGACGAGTACATGAAACTGATTGAAAGAGTTTCTGACTTAAGCGAGAAATTTTATGCTATAGAAGAAGTAAATTACGAAGCCGAAGTTGAAAAAGTACTAAGCGGTCTTGGATTCGAACGTGAAGATTTTGCACGCCAGACTTCTGAATTTTCGGGAGGATGGAGAATGCGTATCGAGCTGGCAAAAATTTTATTGAGAAAACCTGATTTAATTCTGCTGGATGAGCCTACCAACCACATGGATATCGAAAGTATTCAATGGTTAGAGGAATTTTTACTGACTCAGGCAAAAGCAGTGGTAGTAATCTCGCACGACAGGGCGTTTGTAGATAATATTACAAACCGTACTATCGAGGTTACTATGGGAAGAATTTACGATTATAAAGCAAAATATTCTCATTATTTAGAATTAAGAAAAGACCGTCGTATACATCAGCAGAAAGCCTACGACGAACAGCAGAAAATGATTGCGGAGAACAGAGCGTTTATTGAGCGTTTTAAAGGAACTTTCTCTAAAACAGATGCTGTTCAGTCTCGTGTAAAAATGCTTGAAAAACTCGAAATCGTTCAGGTTGACGAAGTAGATACATCGGCATTACGTTTAAAATTCCCGCCGGCACCCCGATCAGGACAATATCCTGTTGTTGTAAAAGAAATGTCGAAATCGTACGGTGATCATGTGGTGTTTAAAGATGCCAATATCGTAATCGAGCGCGGACAAAAAGTGGCTTTTGTTGGGAAGAACGGAGAAGGAAAATCAACAATGATCAAAGCTATTATGAAAGAAATAGGAGTTGATTCCGGAAGCGTTGAAATTGGACACAATGCCCAAATTGGTTATTTTGCCCAAAATCAGGCTTCCTTATTAGATGAAAACGCTACTATTTTTGAAACAATTGATAATATTGCTGTTGGGGATATCAGGACACAAATTAAAAATATCTTAGGAGCGTTTATGTTCCAGGGAGACGATATTACCAAAAAAGTAAAAGTACTTTCAGGAGGAGAAAAAACTCGTCTGGCCATGATTAAATTATTGCTGGAACCGGTGAATTTGTTAATTCTGGATGAGCCTTCGAATCACCTTGACATGAAAACCAAAGACATTATTAAAGATGCCTTACGTGATTTTGACGGAACTCTGATCCTGGTTTCTCACGATCGTGATTTCCTTGACGGACTGGCAACGAAGGTTTTTGAGTTTGGAAACAAAAGGGTAAAAGAACATTTTGAAGATGTGGCAGGTTTCCTGGCGCACAAAAAAATGGATTCTATGAGAGAAATCGAAAAATAA